Proteins encoded together in one Sylvia atricapilla isolate bSylAtr1 chromosome 2, bSylAtr1.pri, whole genome shotgun sequence window:
- the NDUFV3 gene encoding NADH dehydrogenase [ubiquinone] flavoprotein 3, mitochondrial isoform X3: protein MAAAAALRGGGRAVSREVLQLEARGLCTKPVGTGTAPPKNVVARQGSTKLLAMKAPGEFRKMLSSSSLLLSADKGESTSSPNLKEAAKPAEDTRMSMARKTVVAFPQRGVVSSREEEKNLTTPATGRGLRKELADRQTSSSSSSESDSSSDSEDENVSQVAAKTKVEFPRRDPILYENIAVKASMVAKEKLSQKSLKEYGIKKLPRKPEINLAPAKQAKFSKTSVSQETSKSKARDPKVKSTAKEQKLVVEPHVVRSLDLTDVTYKSDGVEEKSSGTQGAAVQLKASAVTQEDKKQNVVSRGVKEEVKKAQQLKAKEVTAPKVEETSGSTVLVMGTTAKEETTQAAGGQAGEGSTTEEPTAEPAPEEFDNSTYKNLQHHEYHTFTFHDYIAVLAKYRQPQPSSGRPSPRH, encoded by the exons atggcggcggccgcggcgctgaggggcggcgggcgggcggtgAGCCGCGAG gtgctgcagctggaagcgCGGGGGCTTTGCACGAAGCCGGTGGGCACCGGGACGGCGCCGCCAAAGA ATGTAGTGGCACGACAGGGAAGCACCAAGCTGCTTGCCATGAAGGCACCAGGTGAATTTCGTAAAATGTTGTCTTCtagctctctcctgctgtctgcagACAAAGGTGAGAGCACATCTAGTCCCAACCTCAAGGAAGCTGCAAAACCTGCTGAAGACACGAGGATGTCCATGGCAAGAAAAACCGTGGTTGCGTTTCCTCAGCGAGGAGTTGTTTCCTCCcgtgaggaggaaaaaaacctcaccacaCCTGCCACAGGACGAGGCCTGAGGAAGGAGTTAGCTGATAGACAGACTTCCTCTTCATCCAGCTCAGAGTCAGATTCTAGCTCAGATTCCGAGGACGAAAATGTTTCGCAAGTTGCCGCTAAAACTAAAGTTGAGTTTCCCAGACGAGATCCGATCCTTTATGAGAACATAGCAGTAAAGGCATCCATGGTGGCAAAAGAGAAATTGTCCCAGAAATCCCTCAAAGAATATGGAATTAAGAAGCTGCCACGTAAACCAGAAATTAACTTGGCTCCTGCAAAGCAGGCTAAATTTTCTAAAACATCAGTCAGCCAGGAAACGTCAAAATCCAAAGCAAGAGACCCCAAAGTAAAATCCACCGCAAAAGAGCAGAAGCTGGTTGTAGAACCACACGTGGTGAGAAGTCTGGACCTGACTGATGTCACTTATAAATCTGATGGTGTGGAGGAAAAGTCCAGTGGaacccagggagcagctgttCAGCTGAAAGCCTCAGCAGTGACTCaggaagacaaaaagcaaaatgtggTATCCAGAGGAGTGAAGGAAGAAGTGAAGAAGGCACAGCAGTTGAAAGCAAAAGAAGTAACTGCCCCAAAAGTGGAAGAGACTTCTGGAAGCACAGTGTTGGTGATGGGCACCACAGCAAAGGAGGAGAccacacaggcagcaggaggccaggctggagaaggcagCACGACAGAGG AGCCCACGGCTGAGCCCGCTCCAGAGGAGTTTGACAATTCCACCTACAAGAACCTGCAGCACCATGAGTATCACACCTTCACCTTCCACGATTACATCGCTGTCCTGGCAAAGTACAGGCAGCCTCAGCCATCCTCTGGGAGACCATCACCGAGGCACTGA
- the NDUFV3 gene encoding NADH dehydrogenase [ubiquinone] flavoprotein 3, mitochondrial isoform X4 → MKAPGEFRKMLSSSSLLLSADKGESTSSPNLKEAAKPAEDTRMSMARKTVVAFPQRGVVSSREEEKNLTTPATGRGLRKELADRQTSSSSSSESDSSSDSEDENVSQVAAKTKVEFPRRDPILYENIAVKASMVAKEKLSQKSLKEYGIKKLPRKPEINLAPAKQAKFSKTSVSQETSKSKARDPKVKSTAKEQKLVVEPHVVRSLDLTDVTYKSDGVEEKSSGTQGAAVQLKASAVTQEDKKQNVVSRGVKEEVKKAQQLKAKEVTAPKVEETSGSTVLVMGTTAKEETTQAAGGQAGEGSTTEEPTAEPAPEEFDNSTYKNLQHHEYHTFTFHDYIAVLAKYRQPQPSSGRPSPRH, encoded by the exons ATGAAGGCACCAGGTGAATTTCGTAAAATGTTGTCTTCtagctctctcctgctgtctgcagACAAAGGTGAGAGCACATCTAGTCCCAACCTCAAGGAAGCTGCAAAACCTGCTGAAGACACGAGGATGTCCATGGCAAGAAAAACCGTGGTTGCGTTTCCTCAGCGAGGAGTTGTTTCCTCCcgtgaggaggaaaaaaacctcaccacaCCTGCCACAGGACGAGGCCTGAGGAAGGAGTTAGCTGATAGACAGACTTCCTCTTCATCCAGCTCAGAGTCAGATTCTAGCTCAGATTCCGAGGACGAAAATGTTTCGCAAGTTGCCGCTAAAACTAAAGTTGAGTTTCCCAGACGAGATCCGATCCTTTATGAGAACATAGCAGTAAAGGCATCCATGGTGGCAAAAGAGAAATTGTCCCAGAAATCCCTCAAAGAATATGGAATTAAGAAGCTGCCACGTAAACCAGAAATTAACTTGGCTCCTGCAAAGCAGGCTAAATTTTCTAAAACATCAGTCAGCCAGGAAACGTCAAAATCCAAAGCAAGAGACCCCAAAGTAAAATCCACCGCAAAAGAGCAGAAGCTGGTTGTAGAACCACACGTGGTGAGAAGTCTGGACCTGACTGATGTCACTTATAAATCTGATGGTGTGGAGGAAAAGTCCAGTGGaacccagggagcagctgttCAGCTGAAAGCCTCAGCAGTGACTCaggaagacaaaaagcaaaatgtggTATCCAGAGGAGTGAAGGAAGAAGTGAAGAAGGCACAGCAGTTGAAAGCAAAAGAAGTAACTGCCCCAAAAGTGGAAGAGACTTCTGGAAGCACAGTGTTGGTGATGGGCACCACAGCAAAGGAGGAGAccacacaggcagcaggaggccaggctggagaaggcagCACGACAGAGG AGCCCACGGCTGAGCCCGCTCCAGAGGAGTTTGACAATTCCACCTACAAGAACCTGCAGCACCATGAGTATCACACCTTCACCTTCCACGATTACATCGCTGTCCTGGCAAAGTACAGGCAGCCTCAGCCATCCTCTGGGAGACCATCACCGAGGCACTGA
- the NDUFV3 gene encoding NADH dehydrogenase [ubiquinone] flavoprotein 3, mitochondrial isoform X2, with amino-acid sequence MASPRPRDVTAAQAPPTARTLRRREGSGQDGGGRGAEGRRAGGEPRGAAAGSAGALHEAGGHRDGAAKDSLLLSADKGESTSSPNLKEAAKPAEDTRMSMARKTVVAFPQRGVVSSREEEKNLTTPATGRGLRKELADRQTSSSSSSESDSSSDSEDENVSQVAAKTKVEFPRRDPILYENIAVKASMVAKEKLSQKSLKEYGIKKLPRKPEINLAPAKQAKFSKTSVSQETSKSKARDPKVKSTAKEQKLVVEPHVVRSLDLTDVTYKSDGVEEKSSGTQGAAVQLKASAVTQEDKKQNVVSRGVKEEVKKAQQLKAKEVTAPKVEETSGSTVLVMGTTAKEETTQAAGGQAGEGSTTEEPTAEPAPEEFDNSTYKNLQHHEYHTFTFHDYIAVLAKYRQPQPSSGRPSPRH; translated from the exons ATGGCGTCACCGCGCCCGCGTGACGTCACCGCCGCGCAGGCCCCGCCCACCGCGAGGACGTTGCGGCGCCGGGAGGGTTCCGGGCAAgatggcggcggccgcggcgctgaggggcggcgggcgggcggtgAGCCGCGAG gtgctgcagctggaagcgCGGGGGCTTTGCACGAAGCCGGTGGGCACCGGGACGGCGCCGCCAAAGA ctctctcctgctgtctgcagACAAAGGTGAGAGCACATCTAGTCCCAACCTCAAGGAAGCTGCAAAACCTGCTGAAGACACGAGGATGTCCATGGCAAGAAAAACCGTGGTTGCGTTTCCTCAGCGAGGAGTTGTTTCCTCCcgtgaggaggaaaaaaacctcaccacaCCTGCCACAGGACGAGGCCTGAGGAAGGAGTTAGCTGATAGACAGACTTCCTCTTCATCCAGCTCAGAGTCAGATTCTAGCTCAGATTCCGAGGACGAAAATGTTTCGCAAGTTGCCGCTAAAACTAAAGTTGAGTTTCCCAGACGAGATCCGATCCTTTATGAGAACATAGCAGTAAAGGCATCCATGGTGGCAAAAGAGAAATTGTCCCAGAAATCCCTCAAAGAATATGGAATTAAGAAGCTGCCACGTAAACCAGAAATTAACTTGGCTCCTGCAAAGCAGGCTAAATTTTCTAAAACATCAGTCAGCCAGGAAACGTCAAAATCCAAAGCAAGAGACCCCAAAGTAAAATCCACCGCAAAAGAGCAGAAGCTGGTTGTAGAACCACACGTGGTGAGAAGTCTGGACCTGACTGATGTCACTTATAAATCTGATGGTGTGGAGGAAAAGTCCAGTGGaacccagggagcagctgttCAGCTGAAAGCCTCAGCAGTGACTCaggaagacaaaaagcaaaatgtggTATCCAGAGGAGTGAAGGAAGAAGTGAAGAAGGCACAGCAGTTGAAAGCAAAAGAAGTAACTGCCCCAAAAGTGGAAGAGACTTCTGGAAGCACAGTGTTGGTGATGGGCACCACAGCAAAGGAGGAGAccacacaggcagcaggaggccaggctggagaaggcagCACGACAGAGG AGCCCACGGCTGAGCCCGCTCCAGAGGAGTTTGACAATTCCACCTACAAGAACCTGCAGCACCATGAGTATCACACCTTCACCTTCCACGATTACATCGCTGTCCTGGCAAAGTACAGGCAGCCTCAGCCATCCTCTGGGAGACCATCACCGAGGCACTGA
- the NDUFV3 gene encoding NADH dehydrogenase [ubiquinone] flavoprotein 3, mitochondrial isoform X1 has translation MAAAAALRGGGRAVSREVLQLEARGLCTKPVGTGTAPPKISPGCCLAGSFCAGSQASSKGGCPSSCLPLPFLPILHLPSGRENSLLLSADKGESTSSPNLKEAAKPAEDTRMSMARKTVVAFPQRGVVSSREEEKNLTTPATGRGLRKELADRQTSSSSSSESDSSSDSEDENVSQVAAKTKVEFPRRDPILYENIAVKASMVAKEKLSQKSLKEYGIKKLPRKPEINLAPAKQAKFSKTSVSQETSKSKARDPKVKSTAKEQKLVVEPHVVRSLDLTDVTYKSDGVEEKSSGTQGAAVQLKASAVTQEDKKQNVVSRGVKEEVKKAQQLKAKEVTAPKVEETSGSTVLVMGTTAKEETTQAAGGQAGEGSTTEEPTAEPAPEEFDNSTYKNLQHHEYHTFTFHDYIAVLAKYRQPQPSSGRPSPRH, from the exons atggcggcggccgcggcgctgaggggcggcgggcgggcggtgAGCCGCGAG gtgctgcagctggaagcgCGGGGGCTTTGCACGAAGCCGGTGGGCACCGGGACGGCGCCGCCAAAGA tttctccaggctgctgcttggcTGGGTCATTCTGTGCAGGGAGTCAGGCCTCTTCCAAAGGTGGCTGCccatcctcctgcctccccctgcccttcctTCCCATCCTGCACCTTCCATCTGGCAGAGAGAA ctctctcctgctgtctgcagACAAAGGTGAGAGCACATCTAGTCCCAACCTCAAGGAAGCTGCAAAACCTGCTGAAGACACGAGGATGTCCATGGCAAGAAAAACCGTGGTTGCGTTTCCTCAGCGAGGAGTTGTTTCCTCCcgtgaggaggaaaaaaacctcaccacaCCTGCCACAGGACGAGGCCTGAGGAAGGAGTTAGCTGATAGACAGACTTCCTCTTCATCCAGCTCAGAGTCAGATTCTAGCTCAGATTCCGAGGACGAAAATGTTTCGCAAGTTGCCGCTAAAACTAAAGTTGAGTTTCCCAGACGAGATCCGATCCTTTATGAGAACATAGCAGTAAAGGCATCCATGGTGGCAAAAGAGAAATTGTCCCAGAAATCCCTCAAAGAATATGGAATTAAGAAGCTGCCACGTAAACCAGAAATTAACTTGGCTCCTGCAAAGCAGGCTAAATTTTCTAAAACATCAGTCAGCCAGGAAACGTCAAAATCCAAAGCAAGAGACCCCAAAGTAAAATCCACCGCAAAAGAGCAGAAGCTGGTTGTAGAACCACACGTGGTGAGAAGTCTGGACCTGACTGATGTCACTTATAAATCTGATGGTGTGGAGGAAAAGTCCAGTGGaacccagggagcagctgttCAGCTGAAAGCCTCAGCAGTGACTCaggaagacaaaaagcaaaatgtggTATCCAGAGGAGTGAAGGAAGAAGTGAAGAAGGCACAGCAGTTGAAAGCAAAAGAAGTAACTGCCCCAAAAGTGGAAGAGACTTCTGGAAGCACAGTGTTGGTGATGGGCACCACAGCAAAGGAGGAGAccacacaggcagcaggaggccaggctggagaaggcagCACGACAGAGG AGCCCACGGCTGAGCCCGCTCCAGAGGAGTTTGACAATTCCACCTACAAGAACCTGCAGCACCATGAGTATCACACCTTCACCTTCCACGATTACATCGCTGTCCTGGCAAAGTACAGGCAGCCTCAGCCATCCTCTGGGAGACCATCACCGAGGCACTGA